In the genome of Labeo rohita strain BAU-BD-2019 chromosome 2, IGBB_LRoh.1.0, whole genome shotgun sequence, the window TATACATACCCATACCTTTTAAGTTCTTTAAAAGCCAAAAGCCACCTAAGTACAAAAATAGTGAGAGGCGCCGTAAAAGCAgaacaaataacaaatacagAACATCAACAGCATAATTAGAAAGATGTTTTTATGGACTATTACATCATGTTATGGCTTTTACAGCACAGAGCCTCTGCTCGCAGTGGCGTGTGGTTAATACAGTCAGACTCTAGGGGGCAGTAATCACTGGAGGCCACGTTTAATTCCAGGCGCTCTTTTACTCTTGTTTGGTATTGTTCCTCTCAGGATGCAAAAGTTAACAGAGGAATAATAAGCAACGAAACTGGCTCTTAGCACAGgctaatgtatgtaaatatattgtagCGTCGGGAACTCAGTTGAACGTTATATGAACACATCACTCAAACGGGAGGTTGTCGCACTCGTTAAGGAGAGAAAAGCGCTCTTATTCAACCACACGAAGAAAAGTGCACACAACATTAGCTAGCTAGCGAACTAGCAACCAGGCGAATTGTGACTTGTCCAGTTAAACTCAAGAACAACCGCTGTGGTGGACTATTTCAAGGATTATACTTTTTGAGCAACTgagttgttttctgttttcccaTTTCCCATTTGTGGAGCGATATACGAGAGTTTGTGCCTCCGACAGTACAGCTCGAGGCCTGTTGTGCCTCTCACTAAAATGCTTTTTATCATCCAGTCCTTCGTGTCTGTGTGCTTTATCACAAAAGTACAGCGCTCTTTCTATTGTGGGATCTGACACGCATGGAAAGCAGACTTTAGTCCGTGGAGTACATCGTGTACAGCAGCTGATTTTCACCGGACTGAGCGTCTCCGGAGGATCTTCTAAATATTCAGCTAAGCTTTGACATGTTAACAAGCAGACGACTCAAAGCCGCTCCTCTGCCTGCGAGTCATGTCATATTACACTCTTTGTTTGAGGCGTTGGGTCAAGCCTGGTTGATTGTGTTCTCACAGGGGGTCTGATCAAGACTGGCTCTCAGTAGCCGGTCAGCCGCTTCTCTCGACGTGCTATTGACTGAACTCGCTGAGATGAACCCGGTCAACGCCACCGCGCTGTACGTGTCGGCGTGCCGATCTCTTTTGCAGTGCGACCCGAAGAACCCGGAGACATACGGAGGGCTGTTTAACGTCCTGCCTTTCTTTAGAGACTCATTATCCTGCTTGGTGTGTGGTAAGTACATGTATGTGCGAGAGGCCGTGCAACGTTTTGAATATAATTAGCGTTTGCAAAGTATGGCTACAGCGTTATTATCGTTAATATGTTCGCAATACAGCAGAGCCTCGAGTGTCTCACtgctttattaaatgtaatagagggtttgcacttacgtcacggtttggtcagttacccggaggcgtggccatattggagatactcagatgtaaacaacagcatggattgcacggttaatgtactactgaataggctgttctgctaatttatgctgtctaaatcaCGGGAAAACGcttggaagctgctaaatcatacagaGATGGAATTAGAAAGCAGGagagggtgcaatattttgacaaactaaagttaataggtggtaaagatacgtacgagcagtattaagatattagcctaatatttcccatccctgttgaaaaaaatggcatatgctggttaggtaggatttgaagcatggatgctggtttaagctggttcttttCTGGTCATGACCAGCTTAagccagctaaggaccagcatccatgcttcagaacctacctaaccagcatattctgtttttttcaacagggctaCCTGACTGGAATTGAtgagaacaaacacgaatgttgttaAGATTCTTGCTacggttcagtttggccaaccacaaatgccttttgttcctcagacagttttttgcactcttctccttgattctccttttggcagtctatagtactccaaatgtttttcctgctcCGACAGATTattacagcccaaaacatgacaataatcgACCATTTTCTGCAGCAGcattcagcaaaatatgcaagttttgtatGGTTCAATGGCATTGTTTACTTTCAGTGCCTCCAATATGGCAGATGAAGCGTCGTAAAAACACTCTATATTActacttaataatttaaaaaggacAGTTGAAgcgttattttatttcattaagcaAATTATTCAGTTGATACACAACAGCAAATCGATTTTTGTTTCTTGGCGATATATTGAAACACTGTACTAACCAATCAGCATCCTGAACCAGCACTATCTGCTGTAACAGTGCCCACCCGCTTTTTCGGCAGCTTTGGTCTTTCTAGTATTTTTCCTGCATTGATTTTAACAAGTCTTGTTTCGAGTTATAAGCTATGAACCAAAACAACCAGCTACAAGGTGAATCACAACAGTtggtttgaagaaaaaaaatattttgaaaatcgGTCCAAAAAGACTGAAGTACAAGGCTGTGTACCTAGTTGGTATAATGAGGAAAAAGACAATCCAATGAAGCATTGATGTAATCAATTATACAattaaaagggatagttgacccaaaaatgaaagttctgtgataaattactcaccctcatgttgttccaaacccataagaccctTGTTCATCTTTggtacacaaattaaaatatttttgatgaaatccaagagctttttgatcccttcatagacagcaacgcaactaccacgtttaaggcccagaaagtggTGAGGGtgtcgtggtactcttgtgaatgtgcaTCGAAGattgacatggaagagaagcaattttgaatatagtcgttatttttgttttctttgcacacacaaaatattcttgtagctttgtaaaattaaggttgaaccactgatcactgttttaacgatgtccttactacctttctgggccttgaacgtgtcagttgcattgttgtctatgcagggtcagaaagctctcagatttcataaaaaataatgaacgaaagtcttacagttttggaacgacataagggtgagaaattaatagcagaatttttgggtgaacgatccctttaagAAGTTAAAGAGAATGGGGATAGTAGCACCCAATAGGTCGGTCTTTAATGCTCTAAGTCATGGTTAAAAATCGTTTTTCCTGTGGAGAAAATTAATAGAATTTTTCTACTTTCAGAACGTAACTGTTGCACTCTATAGAACTGAATATACTAGGATGTTATTCAGCTatggttaattattttaaattaatctattgTTTGCTTTCTCTCTAGGGAATTTGCTTCAGGATCCAGTTGCTCCAAAAAATTCCTCCTGCCAGCACTACGTTTGCAAGGGTTGTAAAGGCAAGAAGATGTTATTGAAGCCATCCTGCAGCTGGTGTAAAGACTATGAGCAATTTGAGGAGAATAAACAGCTCCAGATTCTTATTGACTGCTACAGAAATCTCTGCGAGTGCGTCTCAGTGTGCGTCACGACAGAGCAGAGTGCCTGGGGGGTCAAGGGTTTCCCTGAGGTCAAGAAGATGCTGGAGGAGGTGTTGGGGATGAGTCAGGAACAAGAAGAGCTCAGTTCTGTCAAAGACACTTTGGATGTTTCTCATCTCAAAACAGAGTCTGACTTTTCAGAAAACGCTATTGATGTCAACCTGACTGACTCGGGCAAACCCCCTGAGCAAATCCCAGCTGAGCTAGAGACCCTCGAGCCTGTCAGCACCGACGGACCTTTGAGATCTGACTCAGAACTACACATGGgtactgtcacttttaacaTAAAGTGCAAAGCTAGTCATGAGGCAAGCGCCGAATTGGCGCATCTCAGTGCAGAGAGCACAAGCTTTCAGGAGGACGTTAAACCTGACATTGCAAGCTTGGAGGTGTCATGCGGACAGACTAAATCAACACCAGAGCTTTGTCAGAACTCATTACAGTCCCAAACCAGCGGCGCCCTTGCGCCAGGACACCCTCCTCAACCTCAGACGGGCCTAACGTGCCTAGCCACAGCTCACAGAAAAGTGCGTTTGAGCCGAAAGCGCTCTCGCTCTGAGAGCGACAGTGAGATGCTTCAACCTCTACCCATCACCAGCCTCATCCAGGGGCCGTCGGTAGCAGCCACAGCTCCGCCGAAAACAGCGTTCGAACCCAAAGCGCCCTCCCCACCTGCCGTCGTAGTCACTAACGGAGGCGTTTTGAAGGTTAACAAAGCTGTGCTGGATTCAACTAAAAACATCCAGATAAACACAGACATAAGTAATAAGAAAGTTCAGGCGAAGTCTAAAGTGGCCGTCCCGAAGGCAAAGGGCAAGGCGAAGGATAGGTTGCTGTCAGCTAGCGTTTTACCAGGACAGCCCCCTAAGGTCGTTTACAAAAAGACGCAAGAGAAAAAAGGCTGCAAGTGTGGACGAGCCACCCAGAATCCAAGTGTTCTTACCTGCAGAGGTCAAAGATGCCCCTGCTACTCCAACCGCAAGGCCTGTTTGGACTGCATCTGCAGAGGCTGCCAGAACTCGTACATGGCCAACGGGGAGAAGAAGCTGGAGGCGTTCGCCGTGCCCGAAAAAGCCCTGGAGCAAACCAGGCTCACTCTCGGCATTAACCTCACCAGTATTTCAGTCAGAAACACTGGCACGAACGCTGCGGGAGTTCTCAGTCTGTCGGCGGGCTCCCCTATGGCCTCTTTCCTCACGTCCGGCGCCGACGAGGACCAGAGTTTTGAAGATGCTCTCGAGATGCATTTCGACTGTTGATGGCTGTCCCGCTACTGCCGTGGTTGTGTCGAACAGAGAAATCGTTTGCCAAAACTCTTGTCTGTAGTCATGTTCAACCTCTACcgtctcacacaaacacacactgctgTAATGGAAAGTTACTGTGAAGCTGAGTGTTATggcatattttgtttttattttgaaggaactGTTCGCTTCTGTGTGGCTGTTTTATTCACAATGAACTTAGGATCTGTTCTGTTTCTTGAAATATTCAACGACCCAAACCTTAAAGTGAGTTTGCTGGGTAACACGTATAGCTTATTATAAACTCTCCCAAAGCGGTGATCAATGTGTTTACATTCTGtggtgaattttttttgtccaaattagtttttaaatatatatatgaatatattgcTTCTGAACATTCATCGAAGGTAAAACTATATACAGCCATCTGTAATGCCTGTTTAACGTCAGATAACATCACAATTTACTAATGGTGGAAAATGTAGCACTTAGTCCCAATAGTGTTAATGGGTTTAGACATACTGCGTCACCCCTGATCTTGGTTACAGGACAGGGGGTGCCtcagttatattttttttgttgaacaGATGGTTCCTTATTTTTCTGAATGGAAAGTAGTGCCGTGTCACTTTTTTAATCGTCATGTTCCAGctttgaaagaaagacatttcaCGTCCGTCTGCAAGTTTGTAAGGACGATGAAGCACAAATAGCTGTTTCTCCAACTTTGAGAGTTGCTGATTCATTATATCCTCactattgttcattgttagttcagaCTGAGCTGAGTGTTTCATCAGTACAGTAACAAGTGAATGTAAGAGTGTTCAGTGTGTTGCCTGAGAATGTATTCATGGCAGTGAtcatttttaaagcaatatGAGAATCGAAAAGATAGAAGAGCATCTTTTAACCCCTTTCCCTACACAGAGTCATCATATTTGTTTTGATGCGAACTGTAAACGAGTATTTCAAGACGATATGTTCCTTAAGCGTTTGCCTGAGCACCTTTTAGCACCCGTTCATGCCTCTTGATTCTGATTAGTTGTGTTTGTCTTGCAGTTGTGTTGTGATTCCTGTTCTAGGGACCAAAACTAGAAATATGTGTTGAGAAAGGTCAGTGGACATGTGTTTACCTGTTACACTGCGCCGTTTCATGTCTTATGTAATGAAGCAGGGTAGGCAGTGCTTCATCCGTATCCTTAAATATGCTTGAAAACTCTTTATCAGTAGGGCTTTGACCAAATATTGAAAAATCTTCTAGTTGAGTCTTGGATCTTAGTGGGATATTGTGTTGTATTTTCAGATCTTCTAGTTTGGTAGTGTTGTTTTATTCCTCCTTTTGCTTTTCAATGGTCATTACTTGAACTCAGATTTTAGTTTCTTGATTTTTGAATTACTGGAGAACCTCTTATTATTGCTGGTTTATTCACTGCCacattgaaataatgaaaattgcagaaagcaacaaaaataaattatagttttttatttcttgtttttcaaaactgtgttgtgtgttatatgtgtgttttgtctAATGCAGATCCTTTTCTTTGATTGTAGAGCTTGATATAACCACTAGAG includes:
- the msl2a gene encoding E3 ubiquitin-protein ligase MSL2a → MNPVNATALYVSACRSLLQCDPKNPETYGGLFNVLPFFRDSLSCLVCGNLLQDPVAPKNSSCQHYVCKGCKGKKMLLKPSCSWCKDYEQFEENKQLQILIDCYRNLCECVSVCVTTEQSAWGVKGFPEVKKMLEEVLGMSQEQEELSSVKDTLDVSHLKTESDFSENAIDVNLTDSGKPPEQIPAELETLEPVSTDGPLRSDSELHMGTVTFNIKCKASHEASAELAHLSAESTSFQEDVKPDIASLEVSCGQTKSTPELCQNSLQSQTSGALAPGHPPQPQTGLTCLATAHRKVRLSRKRSRSESDSEMLQPLPITSLIQGPSVAATAPPKTAFEPKAPSPPAVVVTNGGVLKVNKAVLDSTKNIQINTDISNKKVQAKSKVAVPKAKGKAKDRLLSASVLPGQPPKVVYKKTQEKKGCKCGRATQNPSVLTCRGQRCPCYSNRKACLDCICRGCQNSYMANGEKKLEAFAVPEKALEQTRLTLGINLTSISVRNTGTNAAGVLSLSAGSPMASFLTSGADEDQSFEDALEMHFDC